The following DNA comes from Enterocloster bolteae.
GTGTCTTGGTTCCAGTGCATCTCGGTCTACTTTTTCCCCATCCTGGAAAATGGCGTAGCTGGCATGAAGGTTGATTCTGTGCCTGCCCGGAATCAGGTTAAGCGCCTTGTCAATATCCGCCATAAGCTCCTGGGGATTCCTGGCCTTTCCCGGATAGTTTCCCGTTGCCTGTATGCCGCCTGACAGACTGTCCGCGCCCTCAAAGCCCATAACGTCATCCCCCTGCCAGCAGTGCATGGAAACAGGGATATGATTAAGCCGCTCCACTGCGGCGTCCACGTCAACCCCTAATCCGGCGTAAATTTCTTTTGCTGATTCATATCTTTCCTGTATATTCATGGTTCTCTCCTTTTCATCATTAAATCTTACTTATATACCAGTCATCTGTTAATCCAAATGAAACACCGGTACAAAATCCACACATACCGGACTGTTATCTGCATTCGTTTCCATGATGTCGGCCATATAGTCCCACCATCTGCGGTTTATAGGCGTATCTGCTGATTCAGCCCAGAGCGCCTCATCCTCCACTTCCAGATACCCATAGAGCACATTGGTTTCCCTGTCCAGAAAAATGCTGTAGTTATGACCTCCGTACTGGCGTATCATCTCTTTCATCTCAGGCCACAGCGCATTGTGGCGCTTCTCGTATTCCTCTGCCATTCCCGGATTAAGGAACATTTTAAATCCCTTCCTGACCATGCGGTACCCTCCCTTCGTCAAATCATTTCTCGTAACAGCCTCAACAGTCATCATTTATCAAACCTTCTCAGAAGGTTCATAGGTCTTGATTTCAAATGAGCAAAAAATACTGTCCCTGGCCTCCTTCAGGCTCTTAAACTCCTTCCCCTCTATCATCTGCACAGCCAGATTGCCGATGGCCGTGGCCTCCGTGGGTCCCGCGTAAACGGTCTTTCCTGTGGCCTCCGCCGTCAGGCGGTTTAAGTAGTCCGCATTGGCTCCGCCTCCCACGATATGGATGCAGTCATATCTCACGCCTGTAAGGGCCTCAATTTCCCGGCAGCAGATGCGGTAGCAGTCCGCCAGGCTGTTGTAAATCACAGCAGCCATCTCCCACTTAGTCTCAGGAACCTGCTGTCCGCTCTCCTCACAGTAAGTTTTCACTGCTTTGCACATGCTTTCAGGAGCCAGGAAACGGCTGTCATTGCAGTCCACAATGGAGGAAATGGTTTCGCGGGAAGCCCTCTTACATATCTCGCCAAAGGAATAATCCTCCCCCGATTCCTTCCACTCCTTTTTCACGGACTGAATCATCCACAGCCCCATGATGTTTTTAAGGAAACGGTACCTGTACTCATATCCGCCCTCGTTTGCAAAGTTGGCCTCCATGCTCATCTCCCGGCAGTCAGCGTCCTTAAGCTCTGTCCCCATTAAGGACCAGGTACCGGAGCTGATATAGAGCACATGGTCCCGGTTGGACGGTACGGCGGCCACGGCGGAGCCAGTGTCGTGGGTGGCCGGAAGCACCACCCGGCAATCCAGTCCGGTCTCCTTTTGCACATCCTCACTGAGCCTTCCCACCACGGTTCCCGGCATGGACAGCCCGCCAAAAAGCTTCTGCGGATATCCCAGAGCCTCAATCAGTTCCCTGTCCCAGGTACGTTCAGAGGGATTGACCAGCTGAGTGGTGGTGGCATTGGTATACTCCTGTTTCTGTACCCCGGTCAGCAGGAAGTTTAAGTAATCCGGTATCATAAGAAAGCTTTCTGCCTGTGAAAGGATATCCGGCTGTTTTTCCTTCACAGCCATCAGCTGGTAAACCGTGTTGAAAATCTGTTTCTGGATACCGGTCCTCCGGTACAGTTCCTCCCTGGAAATCCGCTCATACACCTTTAAATCCATTCCCTCGGTGCGCCTGTCCCTGTAGCCGGCAGTCTTGCCCAGCACATGTCCCTGTTTGTCCAGAAGTACAAAGTCCACAGCCCAGGTGTCAATCCCCATGCTTTCCGGGTTGATACCCAGTTTTTTACATTCTCTCATTCCGGCCTTAATTTCCTCAAAAAGCCCAACGAGATTCCAGCACAGGGTCCCGTCCACCATTTCCATCCCATTGGAAAAACGGTAGATTTCCCGCAGATTCATCTTCCCATTCTCCATCCACCCCAGGATATGGCGGCCGCTGGAGGCCCCTATATCCACTGCAAGATAATAACGGTTCACTGTCACACCTCCTAGTTATGAGCACTTGGCGGCCGTCTTTGGGCCGCTTACGTGCGATACATGTCACTGGCACTTAGCGAGGTCTTTTACGTACCTAGTGCAGTGGCTCGTTATGAGCACTTGGCGTCTGTCTTTAGACGCTTACGTGCGATACATGTCACTGGCACTTAGCGAGGTCTTTTACGAGCTTAGTGCAGTGGCTCATTGCTTTCATGATATACCATATAAAACAAAAAAATAAGAACGGCATTTATGAAAAAATGCGTCCTTATTTGCACATAAGCAGAATTTGAAACTGAGGGGCATTCCACGCCCGGAACATTCTATCCGTTCTTCCTGTACTCCTTGGGAGACATACCGTAATAGGTCCTGAATATTCTGTAAAAGTAGCTGGTATTGTCATACCCCACAGCAAAGCTCACGTCCGCCACCGGCATGCGCGTGCTGTGCAGGAGAAACGCGGCCTGGTTCAGCCGTTTAATCTGCAGTAATTCCTTGTAATTGCGGCCCAGCAGGCGGTTGATGGCACGGCTGAGCCAGTACACATCATATCCCATCAAAGCTGCCAGCTCTGTCAGGCTTCCCTCCCGGTAATGCTCGTCTATGTAGCGCAGCACCTGAAGGGTAAGCTGCTGCTCAAAGGATTGTTCGCTGTCGCGGTTTACCCGGATCCGCCCCGTATAATGCATAAGATGCCGCAGCAGCAGACCCATGGTAGTCTGGTTCATGGCCTGCATTCCTTCCCGCTCATGCATAAGGGACCACACCAGGTTTTCCACCAGGTTCTGGACCGGCAGCACATCCGCAATCTGGAAATGAAGATAGCGTCCGTACCTGGTATCGTCGCAGAGGCATCCCACAATAAAATCCCGCAGCAGATTCTCCTCCTCCCCCATCATGCGGAAGGCCGTATCAAAAAATTCGGGAAGAATGATAAAATTCACCGCAATGTCATCCTGACCCGCAGGCTGGATTTCCTGGACCGCGTGCTGGTTTAAAAACAGCAGTTCCCCTTCCTTAAGCTTCAGTTCCCTGCCATCCACCACATGGGTGGTCTCTCCCCTGCACATATAGATTACCTCCACATAGTTGTGGGTGTGCTCCGGAAAATGCACGAAACGGGTATGGGGCCGGATGGTAATGAGCTGTCCGGCTTCCAGGAGCTTATCGCTGTCAATGACCATGTCCTCACGATCCATATACAGGGTCCTGTCAATATCTGCACTGCCTGCCAGTATCTTCTGTTCTTCTTCTGTAATGACGCTCAGGCTTTGAATCAGCTCCTGGTTCATGTAAATCCCCTTTCTATAATTAAAGAAAACTGACGAAAAGCAATTTCCAGACAAGCAACGGCGCTGTCATTTTATTTACAAAATAGTATAACAAACGGCAGACGCTTTGGAAAGCCTTTCATATACAAAGTTTTCTGCAATATGCTCAAAAACTTTCCTCCCCTGCCATAGGTTCGGAAAGCTTTTATTACAGACAGTCAGGAACAGTTGCAGCGCATATCATAGCGAACCTCTCTGTCCCGGCACGCATCAGCGCCTCCTATATTCTCTAACCTCCATTTACCACATTTACCGGTTTTCCTGCGAGAAAAGCTTTGAGATTACCGGCTGCCATATCCATAATACGCTGTCTGGCTTCTCTGGGTGCCCAGGATATATGCGGCGTAATAATACAGTTCTTCGCTTTCAAAAGCGGATTATCCCCCCTGATTGGTTCCGTATCCACCACATCCAAACCTGCCGCAAATACCTTTCCGCTGTTTAATGCCTCTGCCAGGTCTTGCTGATGAATCAAAGGACCTCTGGAATTGTTGAGTATGATTACGCCGTCTTTCATTTTTTCAATACTTTTCCTGTTAATCATCCGCTCCGTTTCC
Coding sequences within:
- the rhaM gene encoding L-rhamnose mutarotase — encoded protein: MMTVEAVTRNDLTKGGYRMVRKGFKMFLNPGMAEEYEKRHNALWPEMKEMIRQYGGHNYSIFLDRETNVLYGYLEVEDEALWAESADTPINRRWWDYMADIMETNADNSPVCVDFVPVFHLD
- the rhaB gene encoding rhamnulokinase, encoding MNRYYLAVDIGASSGRHILGWMENGKMNLREIYRFSNGMEMVDGTLCWNLVGLFEEIKAGMRECKKLGINPESMGIDTWAVDFVLLDKQGHVLGKTAGYRDRRTEGMDLKVYERISREELYRRTGIQKQIFNTVYQLMAVKEKQPDILSQAESFLMIPDYLNFLLTGVQKQEYTNATTTQLVNPSERTWDRELIEALGYPQKLFGGLSMPGTVVGRLSEDVQKETGLDCRVVLPATHDTGSAVAAVPSNRDHVLYISSGTWSLMGTELKDADCREMSMEANFANEGGYEYRYRFLKNIMGLWMIQSVKKEWKESGEDYSFGEICKRASRETISSIVDCNDSRFLAPESMCKAVKTYCEESGQQVPETKWEMAAVIYNSLADCYRICCREIEALTGVRYDCIHIVGGGANADYLNRLTAEATGKTVYAGPTEATAIGNLAVQMIEGKEFKSLKEARDSIFCSFEIKTYEPSEKV
- a CDS encoding AraC family transcriptional regulator: MNQELIQSLSVITEEEQKILAGSADIDRTLYMDREDMVIDSDKLLEAGQLITIRPHTRFVHFPEHTHNYVEVIYMCRGETTHVVDGRELKLKEGELLFLNQHAVQEIQPAGQDDIAVNFIILPEFFDTAFRMMGEEENLLRDFIVGCLCDDTRYGRYLHFQIADVLPVQNLVENLVWSLMHEREGMQAMNQTTMGLLLRHLMHYTGRIRVNRDSEQSFEQQLTLQVLRYIDEHYREGSLTELAALMGYDVYWLSRAINRLLGRNYKELLQIKRLNQAAFLLHSTRMPVADVSFAVGYDNTSYFYRIFRTYYGMSPKEYRKNG